From the genome of Vibrio navarrensis, one region includes:
- a CDS encoding ComEA family DNA-binding protein yields MKRILVSIALVLSCLFSFTANANEAPAKVDKHEGIEITVNINSASAEEIAALLKGIGIKKAQQIVADREANGPFQSAEDLARVKGIGPSTVAKNQERIKLE; encoded by the coding sequence ATGAAACGGATACTGGTATCTATCGCGCTTGTTTTGAGTTGCTTGTTTTCCTTTACGGCGAACGCTAACGAGGCACCAGCGAAAGTCGACAAGCATGAAGGGATTGAGATCACCGTCAACATCAATAGCGCTAGTGCGGAGGAAATCGCCGCGTTGCTGAAAGGCATTGGGATTAAGAAAGCGCAGCAGATTGTTGCAGATCGCGAAGCGAATGGTCCCTTTCAGTCGGCGGAAGATTTAGCGCGTGTTAAAGGCATTGGCCCGTCAACGGTGGCGAAGAATCAAGAGCGGATCAAGTTGGAGTAG
- a CDS encoding tRNA-uridine aminocarboxypropyltransferase, producing MSRYCSRCGKAKKACLCQWIRALPADTELIILQHPSEEHRPLGSARILSLSLANSRSFIGEDFTHHQELNHLLCEEGYQHWLLYPSDKAYPLSDLTQKNAATGKLRVILLDGTWKKAFKMWQLSSNLHALPCVKLPDNLVGNYVIRKAPSENSLSTLEAGYHLLSLLEPQRDFTPLLTAFHNMIEFQIAQMPPGVFEQNYRKR from the coding sequence ATGTCCCGTTATTGTTCCCGATGTGGTAAAGCGAAAAAAGCCTGTCTGTGTCAGTGGATTCGTGCACTGCCAGCAGATACCGAACTTATCATTCTTCAACATCCGAGTGAAGAACATCGTCCATTGGGCAGCGCGAGAATTCTCTCGCTCTCTCTCGCCAATAGCCGCAGCTTTATCGGAGAGGACTTCACACACCATCAAGAGCTGAACCATCTGCTTTGTGAAGAAGGTTACCAACACTGGCTGCTTTATCCCAGTGACAAGGCGTATCCACTCAGTGACCTTACGCAGAAAAACGCCGCAACGGGCAAACTCAGGGTGATTTTACTGGACGGAACCTGGAAGAAAGCGTTTAAAATGTGGCAGTTATCGAGCAACTTGCATGCATTGCCTTGCGTCAAGCTGCCAGACAATCTGGTTGGCAATTACGTGATTCGTAAAGCGCCGAGTGAAAACAGTTTGTCGACGCTGGAAGCGGGCTATCATCTTTTGTCTCTGCTTGAGCCACAGCGCGACTTCACGCCATTACTGACGGCATTTCACAATATGATTGAGTTTCAAATTGCGCAAATGCCGCCTGGGGTGTTTGAGCAAAACTATCGTAAACGTTAA
- the rrtA gene encoding rhombosortase, producing MNLFIFLSIISAVCLALQYPALSELAEWNKLAIEQGQWWRILTGNFTHTNFAHLAMNLAGLWVICYLFKPRWASVAWLLGLVSLLVGVANLSTSMSSYVGISGTLHGLFAYYALTEYLHGRKSSGLLVVGVIGKVWWEHSFGASISTSELIAARVAIEAHLFGMLSGLAFALICLVIDKKRPV from the coding sequence GTGAACCTTTTTATCTTTCTTTCAATTATCAGTGCCGTGTGCCTTGCGCTGCAATATCCCGCGTTGAGTGAGCTCGCTGAGTGGAATAAATTGGCCATCGAGCAAGGGCAATGGTGGCGAATCCTAACAGGAAATTTCACTCATACCAACTTTGCCCATTTGGCGATGAATCTCGCGGGGTTGTGGGTCATCTGTTATCTGTTCAAACCGCGTTGGGCAAGCGTCGCTTGGTTACTTGGCTTGGTTAGTCTGCTGGTCGGTGTGGCAAACCTCTCGACCTCTATGTCGAGCTATGTCGGTATTTCGGGCACTTTGCACGGACTGTTTGCTTACTATGCCTTGACAGAGTATCTGCATGGTCGAAAGAGCAGTGGGCTATTGGTTGTCGGAGTGATAGGAAAAGTGTGGTGGGAACATAGCTTTGGCGCGTCAATTTCGACCAGCGAGCTGATTGCTGCGCGAGTGGCGATTGAAGCCCACCTGTTTGGTATGCTTTCTGGCTTGGCTTTCGCCCTGATATGTCTGGTTATCGATAAAAAAAGGCCGGTGTAA
- the ppiD gene encoding peptidylprolyl isomerase produces the protein MMDRLREGVNSIAVKIILGLIILSFIFAGVGSYLVSGSNNAAAKVGNREIGRGEFEMAYQNARNRMQSQMGDYFTQLLADPGYVESLRRSVLNEMINDVLLDQQAESLGLRISDAQIRTIILNMPEFQVEGKFNQEIYQSMLRRAGHSPDTFAEYMRRQMVRSQLMEALQASEFTLPGEVDSEGKLFTQTRDIRSIVLNLDDFASKVTLSDDEIQQYYNDNKTNFTRPAQVKVAYIELNAQDLKKQISVSDEQAKQYYQEHLDKYSSEEQRRVAHILVEGDDEAKAQAILDELNAGADFAALAKEKSDDFASAENGGDLGWIERDVMDAAFEDAAFALQKPGETTGLVKSDFGYHIIKLEELREPESKPYEQVAEQIKQELSDQQAIDQFYDLQSELEKVAFEYPDSLDQTSKAVEIAVQRTDFISEVDAPAVLRTPAVMQALQTVEVKEDGLNSQAIEIAPEHIVVVRVEDARAETVLPLDEVKSKVVEELSKVRGEQQAIELASDLVVALKEGNTELVAEKGLAFGDVEQIDRRSPLAQTVFAMAKPDEGKAVYAQTRDNAGNVVVVALEKVQESLDPALAPQLATQLQRMSAQRDLASILSVLRANTDIEYYVVSN, from the coding sequence ATGATGGATCGATTACGCGAAGGCGTGAATAGCATCGCGGTAAAAATTATCCTAGGATTGATCATCCTTTCATTCATCTTTGCAGGTGTTGGTAGCTACCTAGTCAGCGGTAGCAATAACGCAGCGGCAAAAGTGGGCAACAGAGAAATCGGTCGTGGTGAGTTTGAAATGGCTTACCAGAATGCGCGTAACCGTATGCAATCGCAGATGGGTGATTACTTTACCCAGTTGCTCGCCGATCCTGGTTATGTTGAATCGCTTCGTAGATCGGTACTTAACGAGATGATCAACGATGTATTGCTCGATCAGCAAGCAGAGTCTCTCGGATTACGTATTAGCGACGCGCAGATCCGTACCATTATTTTGAATATGCCAGAATTCCAAGTGGAAGGTAAATTCAACCAAGAAATCTACCAATCAATGTTGCGTCGTGCTGGCCACTCGCCTGATACCTTTGCTGAGTACATGCGTCGCCAGATGGTGCGTAGCCAGTTGATGGAAGCGCTACAAGCCAGTGAGTTTACTCTACCTGGCGAAGTGGATTCTGAAGGTAAGCTGTTTACTCAAACTCGTGACATCCGCTCGATTGTTTTAAATTTGGATGACTTCGCGAGCAAAGTCACGCTCAGCGATGACGAGATTCAACAGTACTACAACGACAACAAAACCAATTTCACTCGCCCTGCGCAAGTAAAAGTGGCTTACATTGAGCTGAATGCACAAGATCTGAAAAAGCAGATTTCAGTATCAGATGAACAAGCGAAGCAGTATTACCAAGAACACTTGGATAAATACTCATCAGAAGAGCAGCGCCGTGTGGCTCACATTCTGGTCGAAGGCGATGATGAAGCGAAAGCACAAGCCATTTTAGATGAGCTTAATGCGGGTGCCGATTTTGCCGCGCTTGCGAAAGAGAAATCCGATGATTTTGCCAGCGCGGAAAATGGTGGCGATCTTGGCTGGATTGAGCGTGATGTGATGGATGCTGCATTTGAAGACGCAGCATTTGCCCTGCAAAAGCCGGGAGAGACGACTGGTCTGGTCAAGTCTGACTTTGGCTATCACATCATCAAGCTTGAAGAGCTGCGTGAACCTGAAAGCAAACCGTATGAGCAAGTGGCAGAGCAGATCAAACAAGAGCTGAGCGATCAGCAAGCGATTGATCAGTTCTACGATCTGCAAAGTGAGCTAGAAAAAGTGGCGTTTGAGTACCCAGATTCACTTGATCAAACCTCTAAAGCGGTTGAAATAGCAGTGCAACGTACCGATTTCATCTCTGAAGTGGATGCGCCTGCTGTGCTGCGTACCCCTGCGGTCATGCAAGCGCTTCAAACCGTTGAAGTGAAGGAAGATGGTCTCAACTCACAAGCGATTGAAATCGCGCCAGAGCACATTGTTGTGGTGCGCGTCGAAGACGCTCGTGCAGAGACGGTGCTACCACTGGATGAGGTGAAATCAAAAGTGGTTGAGGAACTATCGAAAGTCAGAGGCGAGCAACAAGCGATTGAACTTGCGAGCGACTTGGTTGTGGCGCTGAAAGAGGGCAATACTGAGCTTGTGGCTGAAAAAGGCTTAGCCTTTGGCGATGTCGAGCAGATCGATCGCCGTTCACCATTAGCGCAAACCGTGTTTGCGATGGCCAAACCAGACGAAGGTAAAGCTGTTTACGCTCAAACCCGAGACAACGCGGGCAACGTGGTGGTGGTTGCGCTAGAAAAAGTGCAAGAAAGCCTAGACCCAGCGTTGGCACCTCAACTTGCAACGCAACTTCAGCGTATGTCTGCACAACGTGACTTGGCGTCGATCTTGTCTGTTTTGCGTGCTAATACCGATATCGAGTATTACGTCGTGAGCAACTAA